In the Lactobacillus paragasseri genome, ACTTGATGGATAGCGTAATTACTTTTAGGTACTTTACAGAAGATCAAAGTCAGGTGGATCCTAGTTTTTCAGCTCAATATCAGCCGAAATCATTAGATTTAGTAAAATTTAAGCAAAATCAGGCTGTCTGGCAACAAACTTTAAGTGGCGTGTCTAAGCCCACTTTGTACTGGAATAATCATGATATGGCTAGAATAGCTACTAGAATTGCTAAAAATGATATTCAAGCTCGGAGCTTAGCCATGCTAATGTATTTACAAAATGGCCTGCCGATTATTTATTATGGCGAAGAACTCGGAATGAAGAACTTGGAGTTTGAAGACGTAACACAATTTGAGGATGAAACAGTTAAAGAATTTATTGAAAGTGCCAAAAAAGCTGGAAAAACTAGTCAAGAAGCATTGTTAATGGTAAGTAAAACTCATAAATTGCCAGCTAGAGGGCCAATGCCTTGGAATAATGCAAAAAATAATGGATTTAGTGATGGGAAACCTTGGCTTAAAGGAAAGAAAGTTGATCATGCTAATGCGGCTGATGAAATAGCAGATAGCCATAGCATGTTTAATTTCTACAGAAAATTAATTAGCCTAAAGAAAGAAGCATTGTTTGAAGATGGGGGCTATTATTTATTGCCAACGTCAAACGATAGTTATGTTTATGAGCGTAATTTAGGAGATCAAAAAGCATTAGTCGCTGTTTCTTTAAGTAAAGATGCTATAGAACTTGACGTAGATCCTGAATTTAAGCAAGAAAAATTAGTAGCAGGCAACTACCAATTGAAAGATGGAAAATTAAAATTGGCTCCGTATGCAGGAGTAGTATTAACAAAAGACTGAGGAGTAAAATATGCAACTAGCAGCTTTAAGACATAGAACTGAAAGCGAAGACTGTACTGTAATTGATCATTCGCACGTGAAAATTAGACTTCATACTGCTAAAAATGATGTAAAAAAAGTTATTGTTCACTATATTGATAATTATTTGCCACCTGCAGATGCAGCAACGCTAGAAATGAAAAAAGCAGGTAGCGGCCAAGTAAACGATTATTGGACAGCGACTTTAACAGCACCGTATCATCGAATTAAGTATACTTTTGAAGTTATTGGTAATGATGGCAGCCACGTTATTTTTGGTGATCGTAGTATTGAAAAATTTAGCGATGAGAAATTAAGAGAAGATGGCTTATATTTTAAAGTGCCATATTTTCATGATATTGATCGTATTAAAACGCCTGCTTGGCTCAAAGACATTGTTTGGTATCAAATTTTTCCAGAACGCTTTGCTAATGGAGATAAAAGCAATGATCCAGTTAACGTTAAGCCTTGGAATCCAGAGGATCATCCCGGCAGAGAAGACTTTTACGGTGGAGATTTGCAAGGAGTGTTAGATCATTTAGATGATTTACAAAAGTTAGGAATTACTGGCTTATATTTTTGTCCTATTTTTAAGGCAAGCTCTAATCACAAATATGACACCATTGATTACTTACAAGTTGATCCAGCTTTTGGCGATAAAGATTTATTTGCAAAAGTAGTTAATGAAGCCCACAAGCGCGGGATGAAAGTGATGTTAGATGCAGTTTTCAACCATCTTGGTGACCAATCAATGCAGTGGCAAGACGTGGTTAAAAATGGTGCCAACTCTCGCTTTAAAGACTGGTTCCATATTAATTCTTATCCTGTTGAACCTTACCGGGATCCAAGTAAGGGAGAAAAGAATCCGCCATATGAAACTTTTGCTTTTGAAAAGCACATGCCCAAATTAAATACTGCTAATCCAGAAGTACAAGATTTCTTATTAGAAATTGCAACTTATTGGGTAAAATATTTTGATATTGATGCTTGGCGCTTAGATGTAGCAAATGAAGTTGACCATCACTTTTGGAAGAGATTCCATGACGAATTAATTAAAATTAAGCCAGACTTCTATATTGTTGGCGAAATATGGCATTCAGCTCGCCCGTGGCTTCAAGGAGATCAATTTACGGGTGTAATGAATTATCCATATACTTTGCAAATTGAGGATCATTTCTTTAAGCACAACTTAGATGCTAAGGAACTTAGTGAACACTTAACTGATCAATTAATGATGTATCCAGATATTGTGGACCAAGCGATGATGAATATGCTTGATTCGCATGATACAGCTCGAATTTTGACTTTAGCAAAAGGTAATCAAGACTTAGCTTTGCAAGCGATAGCTTATGAATTTGCTCAACCCGGGATACCATGTATTTACTATGGGACAGAAATGGGGATGAGTGGCGATAACGATCCTGATTGTCGTAAGCCGATGGATTGGAGTAAGTTGAATGGACCAGTCTGGAAGAGAGTTCATGAATTAGTCAAATTCCGTTTAAAACATCGAGATACTTTAAATCAAGGTGACATTAAGTTAACGGTAACAGAAAATGGTCTACTAAAAGTTGAACGAATAGGAAAAGAAACAATAAATGCATACTATAATACCAGTGCTCATGATGTGAAAATTGATAAGAAACCAGCGCTTAGTCAAAACTATGAAGACGGTATTTTAGCGCCAGATGGCTTTTTGGTAGAAGTAAAAGCTTAAATTTATGATAAGAAAAAGCAGCGATAAGAGGCTGCTTTTTTTCTTATAATTTTTTGATACCGGTAACATGAAAATAATCATTGTTAAGCGCTTTCAGTAAATAGATAATAGACTTGTAAACAAAAAACCTCACAGAAGTGATGGAGAATGATGATGAAGAGAATTTTTGAAGTTGATCCTTGGAAAGTAACAACGCATAAATTTTCTAAGGAAGATAAAAGATTACAAGAAAGTATTACCGCAATTGGTAATGATTATATGGGAATGAGAGGAAACTTTGAAGAGGGTTATTCTGGTGATACTCTTCAAGGAACCTATTTAGCAGGTGTTTGGTTCCCAGATAAAACTGTTGTTGGTTGGTGGAAAAATGGTTATCCAAAATACTTTGGTAAGACTCCAAATGCACCAAGCTTTATTGGAATTGGAATTACT is a window encoding:
- a CDS encoding glycoside hydrolase family 13 protein, with product MRHWYDQAIIYQIYPKSFQDSNGDGIGDLNGIRKRIPYLKELGVNAVWLNPVFVSPQVDNGYDVSNYFAIDPKMGTMEDMDNLIKEMHEAGIHVIMDFVLNHTSDQHPWFQDAIKNPDSIYRDYYIFAGQNNQRPNNWGSFFGGSVWEKDPAGTGQFYFHLFDKRMPDLNWKNPEVRHAMSEIAKYWLEKGIDGLRLDAFIHIAKADLRQNFPVNSKAEEPVVAEPFFANLPQVQKWMRPFCEEIKQDYPDALLLGEAASANVNLAVDYTNKDNHLMDSVITFRYFTEDQSQVDPSFSAQYQPKSLDLVKFKQNQAVWQQTLSGVSKPTLYWNNHDMARIATRIAKNDIQARSLAMLMYLQNGLPIIYYGEELGMKNLEFEDVTQFEDETVKEFIESAKKAGKTSQEALLMVSKTHKLPARGPMPWNNAKNNGFSDGKPWLKGKKVDHANAADEIADSHSMFNFYRKLISLKKEALFEDGGYYLLPTSNDSYVYERNLGDQKALVAVSLSKDAIELDVDPEFKQEKLVAGNYQLKDGKLKLAPYAGVVLTKD
- a CDS encoding glycoside hydrolase family 13 protein, yielding MQLAALRHRTESEDCTVIDHSHVKIRLHTAKNDVKKVIVHYIDNYLPPADAATLEMKKAGSGQVNDYWTATLTAPYHRIKYTFEVIGNDGSHVIFGDRSIEKFSDEKLREDGLYFKVPYFHDIDRIKTPAWLKDIVWYQIFPERFANGDKSNDPVNVKPWNPEDHPGREDFYGGDLQGVLDHLDDLQKLGITGLYFCPIFKASSNHKYDTIDYLQVDPAFGDKDLFAKVVNEAHKRGMKVMLDAVFNHLGDQSMQWQDVVKNGANSRFKDWFHINSYPVEPYRDPSKGEKNPPYETFAFEKHMPKLNTANPEVQDFLLEIATYWVKYFDIDAWRLDVANEVDHHFWKRFHDELIKIKPDFYIVGEIWHSARPWLQGDQFTGVMNYPYTLQIEDHFFKHNLDAKELSEHLTDQLMMYPDIVDQAMMNMLDSHDTARILTLAKGNQDLALQAIAYEFAQPGIPCIYYGTEMGMSGDNDPDCRKPMDWSKLNGPVWKRVHELVKFRLKHRDTLNQGDIKLTVTENGLLKVERIGKETINAYYNTSAHDVKIDKKPALSQNYEDGILAPDGFLVEVKA